From a region of the Brachionichthys hirsutus isolate HB-005 chromosome 9, CSIRO-AGI_Bhir_v1, whole genome shotgun sequence genome:
- the LOC137899806 gene encoding LOW QUALITY PROTEIN: protein brambleberry-like (The sequence of the model RefSeq protein was modified relative to this genomic sequence to represent the inferred CDS: deleted 1 base in 1 codon; substituted 2 bases at 2 genomic stop codons), with protein MVRVLIRCLRVLLVVLVCWCPAAGGLFEWLRWKEAPPSAAAAEPPPAAVVPALLAKDAQFEMVTADETFLAEAKRMEVSPLDGCNYGVVARVKASCDRLSEEQLAKLGVALFNCQAEGEGRRTYPCAEEMTLKECTADMDPDTWNAYHIIGNRARSVCYAVRQQLFRRRAEQTVNALISTAASQLSAMEDLKEGQLELRELTAASLDKLLDGHSALQAQQGKLHEGQEVMGSSLRDNLQRLSQEKALIASGQEVVAQLIQGITEKMENVTEHLQVQDSEVQEAHEAIVKDLADVRNQARDIYQKIDRSVLQVLQFQDQTSRYHTDLMGQLERMNSTLGLMLLYLNAMQGQVEDRLHAIQAYLGWAGLSLAAMWTCVAHTGYFVLCAVLLTFLRCPAFSRGLLLLSVPLNAVAEVNQQPALDLPGLSVLLLALSLGHWFVSQLWSRVQVGGRAPVPLRLPPPPPPWDIVEPHSPRPAASTPQRDEKDAFLERDDPLSQDSFESGDLGPSAASPPHRKSLEPRFVLNISSQTHLTPGQCPGPRHFSSPALADGIPLWNLGMNSDGPNDSPVWMRDSRGASPAPSGCSRSVGDRIDXSGRCXLAEVKSLFSRCSSLSGRQLCNGVTKMGKACKKRAAPGQEYCRVHEGGTPPTCSHEL; from the exons ATGGTCCGTGTCCTGATCCGGTGCCTGCGTGTCCTGCTGGTCGTCCTGGTCTGCTGGTGCCCAGCGGCCGGCGGGCTGTTTGAGTGGCTCCGGTGGAAAGAGGCGCCTccatcggcggcggcggcggagcctCCACCTGCAGCGGTGGTCCCTGCGCTGCTTGCTAAGGATGCTCAGTTCGAGATGGTGACGGCGGACGAGACGTTTCTGGCAGAGGCAAAGCGAATGGAAGTCAGCCCATTGGACGGCTGTAATTacggg GTGGTTGCCCGGGTGAAGGCGAGCTGCGACCGCCTCTCGGAGGAGCAGCTCGCCAAGCTCGGGGTCGCTCTCTTCAACTGTCAGGCCGAGGGCGAGGGGCGCCGGACCTATCCGTGTGCGGAGGAAATG ACTCTGAAGGAGTGCACGGCCGACATGGACCCCGACACCTGGAACGCGTACCACATCATCGGCAACAGGGCGCGCTCCGTTTGCTACGCGGTTCGCCAGCAGCTCTTCCGACGGCGGGCGGAGCAGACCGTCAACGCCCTGATCTCCACCGCCGCCAGCCAGCTGAGCGCCATGGAGGACCTGAAG GAGGGCCAGCTGGAGCTGAGGGAGCTGACCGCGGCCTCCTTGGACAAGCTGCTGGACGGCCACAGCGCTCTGCAGGCGCAGCAGGGGAAGCTGCACGAGGGCCAGGAGGTCATGGGGAGTTCGCTGAGGGACAATCTGCAGCGGCTCAGCCAGGAGAAGGCCCTGATCGCGTCGGGACAGGAAGTGGTCGCCCAGCTGATCCAGGGCATCACAGAGAAGATGG AGAACGTGACGGAGCATCTCCAGGTCCAGGATTCGGAGGTGCAGGAGGCCCACGAGGCCATCGTGAAAGACCTGGCCGATGTCCGGAACCAGGCCCGGGACATCTACCAGAAAATAG ACCGCAGcgtgctgcaggtgctgcagttCCAGGACCAGACGTCCCGGTACCACACGGACCTGATGGGCCAGCTGGAGCGCATGAACAGCACCCTGGGGCTCATGCTGCTCTACCTGAACGCCATGCAGGGCCAGGTGGAGGACAGGCTGCACGCCATCCAGGCCTACCTGGGCTGGGCAG GCTTGAGCCTGGCGGCCATGTGGACGTGCGTCGCTCACACCGGGTACTTCGTCCTCTGCGCCGTCCTGCTGACGTTCCTTCGTTGTCCGGCGTTCTCtcgggggctgctgctgctcagcgtTCCTCTGAACGCCGTGGCGGAGGTCAACCAGCAGCCGGCGCTGGACCTGCCCGGCCTCAGCGTGTtgctgctcgctctctctctgg GTCACTGGTTCGTGAGTCAGCTCTGGTCCCGCGTCCAGGTCGGAGGAAGGGCCCCCGTCCCGCTGCggctgcccccgcccccgcccccgtgGGACATCGTGGAGCCGCACTCGCCCCGCCCGGCGGCGTCCACCCCGCAGCG GGACGAGAAGGACGCCTTTCTGGAGCGAGACGACCCGTTGAGTCAGGACAGCTTCGAGTCGG GTGACTTGGGCCCGTCGGCAGCGTCCCCCCCTCACAGGAAGTCACTGGAGCCCAGGTTTGTGCTGAATATCTCCAGTCAAACTCACCTGACACCTGGACAGTGTCCGGGACCGCGGCACTTCTCCTCACCG gcccTGGCTGATGGTATTCCTCTGTGGAACCTTGGAATGAACTCCGACGGCCCAAACGACTCGCCGGTTTGGATGCGGGACTCGCGAGGCGCCAGCCCCGCCCCGTCGGGCTGCAGCAGGTCCGTAGGTGATCGGATTGATTGATCCGgccgctgctgattggctgaagtgAAGTCGCTG TTCTCCCGCTGCAGCTCGCTGTCCGGCCGTCAGCTCTGCAACGGCGTCACCAAGATGGGCAAGGCCTGCAAGAAGAGAGCCGCGCCGGGACAGGAGTACTGCCGGGTCCACGAGGGGGGGACGCCTCCCACGTGCTCCCATGAGCTTTGA
- the LOC137899565 gene encoding leukocyte elastase inhibitor-like — MAAVSSSNTAFALELLRTLGQQNRGNVFVSPLSISSAMAMVYLGAKGNTAAQMAQIKDLLKPGTVTTMTRLALVNAIYFKGSWLHRFDEANTKEMPFRVHQNETRTIQMMCQRKKLPYGYVPEFSLKILELPYVNQELSMFVLLPEEFHEDSLAKLEEELTREKLDEWTKRENMDTSVDVVVHLPKFKLEEDYELSEPLSRLGVTDVFDPQKADLSGMNGDGGLFVSTAAHKAFVEVNEEGTEAAAATALFVSFCMFREECFTADHPFLFFIRHNATKSILFLGRYASP, encoded by the exons ATGGCCGCCGTCAGCAGCTCGAACACGGCTTTCGCTCTGGAGCTCCTCCGAACTCTGGGTCAACAGAACCGCGGGAACGTCTTTGTCTCCCCCCTGAGCATCAGCTCAGCCATGGCTATGGTTTACCTGGGAGCTAAAGGAAACACTGCCGCCCAGATGGCACAG ATCAAAGACCTCCTGAAGCCAGGAACGGTCACCACGATGACGAGACTGGCGCTGGTTAACGCCATCTACTTCAAGGGAAGCTGGCTACACCGCTTTGACGAGGCCAACACCAAAGAGATGCCTTTTAGAGTCCATCAG AACGAGACCAGGACGATCCAGATGATGTGCCAGAGGAAGAAGCTGCCCTACGGCTACGTCCCGGAGTTCAGCCTGAAAATCCTGGAGCTGCCGTACGTGAACCAGGAGCTCAGCATGTTCGTCCTTCTCCCAGAGGAGTTCCACGAAGACTCTCTGGCAAAG ctggaggaggagctcacgCGGGAGAAGCTGGATGAATGGACCAAGAGGGAAAACATGGACACCAGCGTGGACGTCGTTGTTCACCTGCCCAAATTCAAGCTGGAGGAAGACTACGAGTTGAGCGAGCCTCTGTCCAGACTCGGCGTGACCGACGTGTTCGACCCACAGAAGGCCGATTTGTCTGGCATGAATGGCGACGGGGGTCTCTTCGTCTCCACGGCGGCTCACAAGGCCTTCGTGGAGGTGAATGAGGAAGGGACCGAGGCGGCCGCAGCCACGGCGCTCTTCGTATCGTTCTGTATGTTCAGGGAGGAATGCTTCACAGCGGACCACCCCTTCCTGTTCTTCATCAGGCACAATGCGACCAagtccatcctcttcctcggcaGGTACGCGTCTCCTTAG
- the gfus.1 gene encoding GDP-L-fucose synthase isoform X2, giving the protein MSDQDKAPRPMKVLVTGGSGLVGRALQQVVGEEGGAKDAEWVFLSSKDADLMNPEETLSAFLEHEPTHVVHLAAMIGGLFHNMRHNLDFWRHNVIINDNVLQAAVKVGVVKIHNGPPHETNFGYAYAKRMIDVQNRAYSQQFGGRFTAVIPTNVFGPHDNFNISRGHVLPGLVHKAYCAQKEGTPLVVWGSGRPRRQFIYSLDLARLILWVLTDYDEIDPIILSVGEEDEISIKEAAEAVVEAMDFKGGISFDTSKSDGQFMKTASNAKLRRYRPDVAFTPFKQAVKETCDWFAANYDSARK; this is encoded by the exons ATGAGCGATCAGGACAAAGCCCCCCGTCCCATGAAGGTGTTGGTGACAGGGGGGTCCGGCCTGGTGGGCAGGGCCTTGCAGCAGGTGGTCggcgaggagggaggagccaaaGACGCCGAGTGGGTGTTTCTGTCCTCCAAGGACGCCGACCTGAT GAACCCGGAGGAGACGCTGTCGGCGTTTCTGGAACACGAGCCGACGCACGTCGTCCACCTGGCCGCCATGATCGGGGGGCTTTTCCACAACATGAGACACAACCTGGACTTCTGG AGACACAACGTCATCATCAACGACAACGTCCTGCAGGCGGCGGTCAAAGTGGGCGTGGTCAAG ATCCACAACGGGCCGCCTCACGAGACCAACTTCGGCTACGCCTACGCAAAGCGGATGATCGACGTTCAGAACAG GGCGTATTCCCAGCAGTTCGGGGGCCGCTTCACCGCCGTGATTCCCACCAACGTGTTCGGACCCCACGACAACTTCAACATCTCCAGGGGCCACGTGCTGCCGGGCCTCGTGCACAAAGCTTACTGCGCCCAAA AGGAGGGGACGCCCCTGGTGGTCTGGGGCTCCGGCCGTCCCAGAAGACAGTTCATCTACTCTCTGGACCTGGCCCGCCTCATCCTGTGGGTCCTCACAGACTACGACGAGATCGATCCCATAATCCTCTCCG tcgGGGAGGAAGACGAAATAAGCATCAAGGAAGCAGCCGAGGCGGTGGTGGAAGCGATGGACTTTAAAGGCGGCATCTCC TTCGACACCAGTAAGTCGGACGGCCAGTTCATGAAGACGGCCAGCAACGCGAAGCTGCGGCGCTACCGCCCAGACGTCGCCTTCACGCCCTTCAAGCAAG CCGTCAAGGAAACCTGCGATTGGTTCGCCGCCAACTATGACTCCGCCCGCAAATGA
- the gfus.1 gene encoding GDP-L-fucose synthase isoform X1: MSDQDKAPRPMKVLVTGGSGLVGRALQQVVGEEGGAKDAEWVFLSSKDADLMNPEETLSAFLEHEPTHVVHLAAMIGGLFHNMRHNLDFWRHNVIINDNVLQAAVKVGVVKVVSTLSTCIFPDKTTYPIDESMIHNGPPHETNFGYAYAKRMIDVQNRAYSQQFGGRFTAVIPTNVFGPHDNFNISRGHVLPGLVHKAYCAQKEGTPLVVWGSGRPRRQFIYSLDLARLILWVLTDYDEIDPIILSVGEEDEISIKEAAEAVVEAMDFKGGISFDTSKSDGQFMKTASNAKLRRYRPDVAFTPFKQAVKETCDWFAANYDSARK, from the exons ATGAGCGATCAGGACAAAGCCCCCCGTCCCATGAAGGTGTTGGTGACAGGGGGGTCCGGCCTGGTGGGCAGGGCCTTGCAGCAGGTGGTCggcgaggagggaggagccaaaGACGCCGAGTGGGTGTTTCTGTCCTCCAAGGACGCCGACCTGAT GAACCCGGAGGAGACGCTGTCGGCGTTTCTGGAACACGAGCCGACGCACGTCGTCCACCTGGCCGCCATGATCGGGGGGCTTTTCCACAACATGAGACACAACCTGGACTTCTGG AGACACAACGTCATCATCAACGACAACGTCCTGCAGGCGGCGGTCAAAGTGGGCGTGGTCAAGGTTGTTTCCACTCTATCCACCTGCATCTTTCCCGATAAGACGACCTACCCGATCGATGAGAGCATG ATCCACAACGGGCCGCCTCACGAGACCAACTTCGGCTACGCCTACGCAAAGCGGATGATCGACGTTCAGAACAG GGCGTATTCCCAGCAGTTCGGGGGCCGCTTCACCGCCGTGATTCCCACCAACGTGTTCGGACCCCACGACAACTTCAACATCTCCAGGGGCCACGTGCTGCCGGGCCTCGTGCACAAAGCTTACTGCGCCCAAA AGGAGGGGACGCCCCTGGTGGTCTGGGGCTCCGGCCGTCCCAGAAGACAGTTCATCTACTCTCTGGACCTGGCCCGCCTCATCCTGTGGGTCCTCACAGACTACGACGAGATCGATCCCATAATCCTCTCCG tcgGGGAGGAAGACGAAATAAGCATCAAGGAAGCAGCCGAGGCGGTGGTGGAAGCGATGGACTTTAAAGGCGGCATCTCC TTCGACACCAGTAAGTCGGACGGCCAGTTCATGAAGACGGCCAGCAACGCGAAGCTGCGGCGCTACCGCCCAGACGTCGCCTTCACGCCCTTCAAGCAAG CCGTCAAGGAAACCTGCGATTGGTTCGCCGCCAACTATGACTCCGCCCGCAAATGA
- the pycr3 gene encoding pyrroline-5-carboxylate reductase 3 → MDDAGIRKQNWDVKETEFYLEILKELDMKKCLDGRKVRNNKLFKVAHRRMTAAGYHRSVDQLKFRWKLLKSAYYKCKRAPGSRAPSKIQGWWRYEKTMVAIMESRHPLVAAGVNSDRNDEVTEDSDGEASILHWPQAQPCAENTTQNLDLIIKMDPETDPQLRIGFIGAGNMALGITKGILCGNVLPGNLIVSAPSSRNLGRFQELGVPVTHSNTEVVCGSDVVFVAVKPHLVPPVLREISPHVTGRHIIVSVAAGVTLATMEELLPVNSVAIRLMPNLPCLVQEGALLFSRGSHAKPEAGALLRALLRHCGLVEEGPEAWVDIHTGLSGSGVALVYLFAEALAEGALKMGMPSRLAHSVASQTVLGAGKLLRDSGKHPAQLRSEVCTPGGTTIYALHTLEKGGVRAAAMSAVESATERARELGRTLAAEGRK, encoded by the exons ATGGACGACGCTGGGATCAGGAAGCAGAACTGGGACGTGAAGGAGACTGAGTTTTATCTTGAGATCCTCAAGGAGCTGGACATGAAGAAATGCTTGGACGGTAGGAAAGTCAGGAATAACAAACTGTTTAAAGTGGCTCACAGGCGGATGACGGCGGCCGGCTACCACCGGTCCGTGGACCAGCTGAAGTTCCGATGGAAACTCCTTAAAAGCGCCTATTACAAGTGCAAGAGGGCGCCCGGCTCCCGGGCCCCCAGCAAAATACAAGGCTGGTGGCGCTACGAGAAGACCATGGTGGCCATCATGGAGTCCAGACACCCTCTGGTCGCCGCCGGGGTGAACTCCGACAGGAACGACGAGGTGACGGAGGACTCGGATGGAGAGGCGTCCATCCTGCACTGGCCTCAGGCGCAGCCCTGCGCGGAGAACACGACCCAGAACCTGGATTTAATT ATCAAAATGGACCCGGAGACGGACCCGCAGCTCAGGATCGGTTTCATTGGCGCGGGGAACATGGCCCTGGGCATCACGAAGGGCATCCTGTGCG GAAACGTTCTCCCTGGGAACCTCATCGTGAGCGCGCCGTCATCGAGGAACCTGGGACGCTTCCAG GAGCTCGGTGTTCCCGTCACTCACTCCAACACGGAGGTGGTCTGTGGGTCCGATGTGGTCTTCGTGGCGGTCAAACCTCACCTGGTTCCACCGGTTCTCAGGGAGATCTCGCCGCACGTCACCGGGCGGCACATCATCGTGTCTGTGGCGGCGGGGGTGACGCTGGCGACGATGGAGGAG ctCCTGCCGGTGAATTCGGTCGCCATCAGGTTGATGCCGAATCTCCCGTGCTTGGTCCAGGAGGGGGCGCTCCTGTTCTCCAGGGGCTCCCACGCCAAGCCGGAAGCCGGGGCGCTGCTGCGCGCCCTGCTGCGCCACTGCGGCTTGGTGGAGGAGGGGCCTGAGGCCTGGGTCGACATCCACACGGGGCTGAGTGGGAGCGGCGTCGCTCTG GTGTACCTGTTCGCCGAGGCGCTGGCGGAAGGAGCGCTGAAGATGGGAATGCCGAGCCGCCTGGCTCACAGCGTGGCGTCTCAAACGGTCCTG GGCGCCGGGAAGTTGCTGCGCGACTCCGGGAAGCATCCGGCCCAGCTCCGCTCGGAGGTCTGCACCCCGGGCGGGACCACCATCTACGCGCTGCACACCCTGGAGAAGGGCGGCGTGAGGGCGGCGGCCATGAGCGCCGTGGAGTCTGCCACCGAGAGAGCCCGGGAGCTCGGCCGGACGTTGGCGGCAGAAGGCAGGAAATGA